In the Uranotaenia lowii strain MFRU-FL chromosome 1, ASM2978415v1, whole genome shotgun sequence genome, ATCGCAATGGTGAGCATCGTTTTCCGGATGATGTTCCATTACATCAATCGGGACGGGATGCAGGCGTGTTATGATGACGTTCGAAGCGTTTTCAACGAATACGTTAATAGCCCGGTAGCAGAGGTCCAAAAAACCTTGAAGCATTTGTACAAATCGGCGGAATTTCTAGTAAAATTCTATCTATACGGGGTGATGTCTCAGGCAGTCAGTTTTGGACTTATCCAGGCCGTTATTACTACCGTAAAATATTTCGTAAATGGTCACGTGGAGCAGTTCCCAGCACCAGTTATTGAAGCAGAGTAACTAAAGAGCGCATATTCTCGATTGTATTACTTTAATACCTACattctaaattcaatttcagtcattttttctTCGCATATGATTCATCTTTCTGGATATGGTTGCCCGTCATGGCGAACGCTCTGATCTGGCAGTACTATTTAGTGGTCATACTGATGGCAAACGAGTGCCTTCATTGGAATCTGCTGCATCATGTTTCGtgccttttcaaaataatgagaCTTGAAATTCTACAAGCCAACGATGTCAGGGACAGCAGTTCGTTTAGGGCCAAAATAATAAGGATTATTCGCATTCAAAACGTTTGCTACAAGTAACTGTATTGGTAGAACTAAGCTACATCTGAATACTGATCTCCTTCCTCTTCTAGGAGCGCCGGACATTTGGAAGATTCCTTAAGTCCCGTTATGGTTTTGTTGTACTGCTCGTGCATTCTTCAAGCCTGTATCGGTATGTTTGTGATAAGTGTGGTATGAgcaatcaaaaatcaatcaaacaatATGTCATTCTAAGCTTTCGTTATTTTTCAggtcaataacttttttctgatAGCAATTATGGCATTCATCTTTCAGTACAcaactttccagattttttccttCTCGATGCTTAGCACTGAGCTGATCGAAGCCGTAAGTAGTCTTtcccttaaaaaatttgaacaaaactgcTCCTTCCAAACaatgtaaaaatttcttccCAGAGCGTTTCACTGTCGGATGCCGTCTATTCGCTGGAATGGTACAATCGCACCCTGGAAGAGCAAAAATTGCTGCAATTCGTACACATGAGATCGCAAAAAATGGTTGCCATCAGCGCAGGAAAGTTCTTTCCCATGACGAGGACCACATTCGCCGGGGTAAGCATCGTCGTTTTCCCGTTAAAATATTGATTCAACCAAATGATGGCGATTTCACGCTTTCCAGGCGATGCGGACGGTATTCTCATATTACACATTGATGAGGCAATTTTATGACAAATAAAAGTGGCCTGGTATTGCGAGCTGCTCTGTTCGATtggtattaatttttaattattgaataTAACAAGATATTGCACACCGATGAATATTGTATTATTTCCGATTATCAATCACTAATATTTTGTCTCGGATTCCACATTATTTACAACTCAACTGCTTCGGATTGTAAGACACGGCCTTAGCCAttatctcaatttttcaaaaaggaattaaaCAAATCATTTCATAAACGAGTGAATTTCATGTGTCGTCTATGTGAAAGGAATGAAGTCATCACGTATGTAGAATCGatgaaatgcaacaaaattctcgtttacgtgaaaaataccgtagaattaatttctaaattattttgagtGTGTGCTGTAGAAGATAGATGATgttaagaaattaaataaataattattaggTATTTTATAAagaataaaagttcaaataattGAACATTCTCATATT is a window encoding:
- the LOC129739309 gene encoding odorant receptor 4-like; this translates as MPKKETFDMMPTTVKLCRIVGFLDRDVAGDTRQRAVVVISGITVFMTIPNLIYLIRKEKSLERTFRVVIESIAMVSIVFRMMFHYINRDGMQACYDDVRSVFNEYVNSPVAEVQKTLKHLYKSAEFLVKFYLYGVMSQAVSFGLIQAVITTVKYFVNGHVEQFPAPVIEADHFFFAYDSSFWIWLPVMANALIWQYYLVVILMANECLHWNLLHHVSCLFKIMRLEILQANDVRDSSSFRAKIIRIIRIQNVCYKSAGHLEDSLSPVMVLLYCSCILQACIGMFVISVVNNFFLIAIMAFIFQYTTFQIFSFSMLSTELIEASVSLSDAVYSLEWYNRTLEEQKLLQFVHMRSQKMVAISAGKFFPMTRTTFAGAMRTVFSYYTLMRQFYDK